Part of the Henckelia pumila isolate YLH828 chromosome 2, ASM3356847v2, whole genome shotgun sequence genome is shown below.
TgactaaaaaaatatatgcTTGAGCCTAACTATTCACACAAACTTAAATAGTACCCATGTGTTGATCTGCGTTTaatctatttattttattacaaaaaaattttgtgaTTTTGCGTCATggattaattaattttgttaaGCGAATATTTTTTCAATCTCATTtatgtaaaaatattaatttttatcttatatattgattatatcaatttatatatcaaatataGATTTATGAGACgaggattttattttattacggtgaatatataataataagaagtTGTGAGTGAACACTTAAAATAATCACGAGTTTTGACAGATCTTTGTCTAGAAAAGGACAcgtgaaaaagaaaagaaaaagaaaaagccaTAAGGTTCTTTTCACTTCTTCTCAAAACAAAGTAGACTCCACTGCAGAAGACTTGTTTATGGTCTACTGCAACCAATAAAATCTTGTTTTTTTTCTGAGGAACTTGCGATCCAAGAATTGGCGAACCTCGAAATTTCACATTATGAGCAGTGGGGTGGACCAAGAAAATCACGCCTTTTCTGATTATGAAATCCGTCTCTGCGATTTCTGCAACGAATCGAAGGCCCTTTTGTACTGCCGGGCCGACTCAGCAAAGCTCTGTCTGAATTGCGACCGTGAGGTGCACTCCACGAACCAGCTATTCGCCAAACACAGCAGATGTCTCCTCTGCGATTCGTGCGACTCTTCGCCGGCATCGATATTTTGCTACTCAGAATCTGTTGTTCTTTGCCAGAACTGTGATTGGGAGACCCACAAAGATGTGAGGTGTATTCACGATCGTCGCCCGCTTGAAGGGTTTAACGGATGCCCTTCTGTGAGTGAGCTGCTGAATTTTCTTGGGTTTGAAGAATTGGGGAAGAAAAGTTTGGTTCTTGGTGATGAAAATGATGAGGGGTGGACGGATCTGTTGGTTTGGGAGACACCTTCGATAGTGAGTATCGATGATTTGATCGTGTCCAATGATTCCTCCGATTCTGGACATAGTTTTCAGGCCATGGGGGTACCACCTTTGCCTAAGGTCCTCTCCTTGCCCAACTATTTTACTTCCTTTGGTTAACGTTTCTCATCATGAAGTTctgatttttttcttcaatacCGTGGGAAGTGTGGAGGTTTAAGACTTTGGACTGAGAAGATGTAGATTAAAAAACCACTTACTGTTTTTTAGAGGTATTTTTATTGAAAAGAGCAGCACCGATTAGCGTTTGGATATTGAAAAGtgcctttttatttttttagatagAATTAGAAGCAGAAGCTCAAAAGTATTAGAAAAAAATTCTAGATTCTAAAAAAACCACAGAACAATACACCTTTCAAGAAAAGCACTCTGTTAGCTTCTCCAACCAAACGGAATCTCCTAAGCCCATGCACTGCTGCGTTATAATATTCTATattctttgtttttttggaTTAGGAGGAGGGTTTGCCTTGTTGCACTGCATTAGTTTTTCCTAGTAGTGTAGTCTATCAAGGATGAGTGTGAGATGTTATCTCGTTCTTAATCCTAACCAGCTGTCATTGAAGCTTAGGTTAGTGATGAGGCATGAAATTAGTGTAGAATGTAGAAGATGGTGTGGCAGCTGTAAAGCAGAAGATGATAGATAAGAGTACTGCTCGTGGCTGTAAATCTTTTTTCTCCAGATAAATCGGTCTTTCTTTTGATCCTTTCTTCTACATTATTGTCCATGCAAAGAAAACATTGTTACATTGTTTTATCTGGTAAAACGTGAACCATGTCTATGGCTTTGAGTTTACAAAGTCTTTCATTATTGCAAGGTGCTACTTGATGACTTAGTTTGTGTGCATCTGATATATGatagtgatttttttttatcttttcgGTGACTTAGCAGTTTCTAGAATTTTTTGGGCGCGCTATTAGTTGTAGGAGTATGGTTAAATTGTGTATATGAactaaaaattgcaatttgcaAGGTTCTCACTTCTCAGGCTATGTTCACTTCTATCATTAAACTCAATATATTCCAATCATACATTTCTAATAATATCTTGTTGTGATCGTTTTCCTCCTTTAGTAAACTTGACCTCTCATTGGGTATTGTTGCTTGATTAGAATCGAAATGCCACATGTGGTAAATATAAAGAAGAAATACTTTGCCAACTTCGTGAGATGGCGAAGGCAGAACCCAGCTACAGTAGTTGCCTGGAATTTGTTGACTCTCATGTTGAATTTATACCGCGAGCACCCGAAAAGTGTGAGTTGATGGACAAGTACTACAGTCCAGGCATGGATAATAACGCAGCGCCAACAGTTCCTTCATACGAGGTAATAATACTCTCCAGTGAGATAATCAAGTGAGCAATGATGGTCTTCTATGAAACAGTGATAGGGAATATGTGATTTTGCTATTTGTTTGTAGACAAGTGCACATGAACAATGTGATTATACTGGCATAATTCGAGATCAGGGTTTTCATCCTCCCCTCGTTTTGAGTAACTTCATTGAAATAAACCATCTAGTGCCCGACAAAGATTCAGATGTTGGCGACAATTTGGGTACTGCAAGTGGCTGCCTCGAAATGCAGTCCGAAGTTCTTGCAGATTCCAACATGCTTCAAGTGATTTCTAACGGTGGTATGCGGGAGTTGAACAGCCAAGAAAGGGACTCTGCGATCTCACGGTATAAAGAGAAAAGGAAAACTCGAAGGTAGAAACTTGTGATTTCTCAAATTGTAATTTGGTGTATCTGCAACAAATATCTTGTGCAAACCCATTCTGCTAGTTCGGTCTTGTTCTTTTTTGCTAATGAGCTTCACCCTTGTCAAAACATGATAAACTGACCAATGCTTGACTTGCAGGTTAAAATAAAATGAAGAGTTATTAATAAATCATAACTCCCAATCTTTACATTATCTGAAAAGTAATTGTTTCCCATGGTTTGGCCTCCTCATCCTGATCATGACAATATATTGAAGGTCTGTCTGATTAATTTTTTAGCTTCTGTCAACAGGTATGATAAGCAGATTAGATATGAGTCGAGGAAGGTGCGTGCAGAAGGTAGGACAAGAATTAAGGGGCGTTTCGCAAAGATGGATCGCTGAAACAAAAGAAACGTACGGGGCAGCACATTTCGTGGGCGAAATAGCCAGCTATATTTTGTATAGGAAGAAGTTTGTGTCTAGTCTTGTAGTCTACAATAATCATGAAACACTGGTTTTGTTTCTTCCTCTGCCTTTGTATCTGAACGTGTACACAAACATACAGTTGTTGTATATCGATTTTAGTTGAGATGTATA
Proteins encoded:
- the LOC140879790 gene encoding zinc finger protein CONSTANS-LIKE 13 codes for the protein MSSGVDQENHAFSDYEIRLCDFCNESKALLYCRADSAKLCLNCDREVHSTNQLFAKHSRCLLCDSCDSSPASIFCYSESVVLCQNCDWETHKDVRCIHDRRPLEGFNGCPSVSELLNFLGFEELGKKSLVLGDENDEGWTDLLVWETPSIVSIDDLIVSNDSSDSGHSFQAMGVPPLPKNRNATCGKYKEEILCQLREMAKAEPSYSSCLEFVDSHVEFIPRAPEKCELMDKYYSPGMDNNAAPTVPSYETSAHEQCDYTGIIRDQGFHPPLVLSNFIEINHLVPDKDSDVGDNLGTASGCLEMQSEVLADSNMLQVISNGGMRELNSQERDSAISRYKEKRKTRRYDKQIRYESRKVRAEGRTRIKGRFAKMDR